In Planctomycetaceae bacterium, a single genomic region encodes these proteins:
- the ruvB gene encoding Holliday junction branch migration DNA helicase RuvB, which translates to MARERIVSGEELGGDDEQLNRALRPQSLDECIGMSDLLEKLRISITASRQRNEPMEHVLLHGPPGLGKTTLAYVIAHEMGSAIKVTSGPALTRAGDLIGILTNLDTRDVLFIDEIHRLAPAVEEYIYPAMEDFKVDFVVDSGMHSRTINLPLKPFTLIGATTRSGMLSPPLRTRFGITHHLDFWSPQELLARGHMSARMLGIAYEEAALELLSERARGTPRIANRLLRRCRDFAQVKGDGRLTVAMVQSALELEGIDELGLDDLDRRFLRIIIDTYRGGPVGIEAVAATLGDDTDTLVDVVEPFLLQMGLLARTRRGRLATIKAYKHLGVQGAPPADDSPLFEQE; encoded by the coding sequence ATGGCAAGAGAACGCATAGTATCGGGCGAGGAACTCGGCGGCGACGACGAGCAGCTTAATCGGGCGCTGCGCCCGCAGTCGCTGGACGAGTGCATCGGCATGAGCGATCTGCTGGAGAAGCTGCGCATCTCCATCACCGCCTCGCGACAGCGCAACGAACCGATGGAGCACGTGCTGCTGCACGGGCCGCCCGGACTGGGCAAGACCACGCTGGCGTACGTGATCGCCCACGAGATGGGCAGCGCCATCAAGGTCACCTCCGGACCCGCACTGACCCGCGCGGGCGACCTGATCGGCATCTTGACCAACCTCGACACGCGAGACGTGCTGTTCATCGATGAGATCCACCGCCTCGCCCCGGCCGTCGAGGAGTACATCTATCCGGCGATGGAAGACTTCAAGGTCGACTTCGTCGTCGACTCGGGCATGCACAGCCGCACGATCAACCTGCCGCTCAAGCCCTTCACGCTGATCGGGGCCACGACGCGCAGCGGCATGCTCAGTCCGCCGCTGCGGACGCGATTCGGCATCACGCACCACCTCGATTTCTGGAGCCCGCAGGAGCTGCTGGCCCGCGGCCACATGAGCGCCAGAATGCTGGGCATCGCGTATGAAGAAGCCGCGCTCGAGCTGCTCAGCGAGCGCGCCCGCGGAACCCCGCGCATCGCCAACCGCCTGCTGCGCCGCTGCCGCGACTTCGCGCAGGTCAAAGGCGACGGCCGCCTGACGGTGGCGATGGTCCAGTCGGCGCTGGAACTCGAAGGCATCGACGAGCTGGGCCTGGACGACCTGGACCGCCGGTTCCTGCGGATCATTATCGACACGTATCGCGGCGGCCCGGTGGGCATCGAGGCCGTGGCCGCCACCCTCGGCGACGACACCGACACGCTGGTGGACGTAGTTGAGCCGTTCCTGCTGCAGATGGGCCTGCTGGCTCGCACCCGCCGCGGGCGCCTGGCGACGATCAAGGCCTACAAGCACCTGGGCGTGCAAGGCGCCCCGCCGGCGGACGACTCCCCGCTGTTCGAGCAGGAATAA
- the ruvA gene encoding Holliday junction branch migration protein RuvA: MIARISGRLEQVAGGSALVDVGGGLWYEVLVPGFDVERLSRRCGQEIVLYTIHYLDGDPAYGSQTPRLVGFLAEGDRAFFRIFITVKGIGIRKALRALIRRPAEVAAAIQAKDAKLLSMLPEIGPRTAERIIADLHGKLKDFAGAEAAPEAAIPQAGEEAIAVLVQLGERRVDAMALVQRVLAVAPDLQKAEDIIQQAYKLKATGL, encoded by the coding sequence ATGATTGCACGCATCAGTGGACGTCTGGAGCAGGTGGCCGGCGGGTCGGCGCTGGTCGATGTCGGCGGCGGGCTGTGGTACGAGGTGCTCGTGCCGGGCTTCGACGTCGAGCGCCTCAGCCGCCGCTGCGGGCAGGAGATCGTCCTCTACACCATCCACTATCTCGACGGCGACCCGGCGTACGGCAGCCAGACGCCGCGGCTGGTCGGGTTCCTGGCCGAGGGCGACCGGGCGTTCTTTCGCATCTTCATCACGGTCAAGGGCATCGGCATTCGCAAGGCGCTGCGGGCGCTGATTCGCCGGCCGGCGGAGGTCGCCGCGGCGATCCAGGCCAAGGACGCCAAGCTGCTGTCGATGCTGCCGGAGATCGGCCCGCGAACGGCAGAGCGCATCATCGCCGACCTGCACGGGAAGCTGAAAGACTTCGCCGGCGCCGAGGCGGCGCCCGAAGCGGCGATCCCCCAGGCGGGCGAGGAAGCCATCGCCGTGCTGGTCCAGCTCGGCGAGCGGCGCGTCGACGCAATGGCGCTGGTGCAGCGCGTCCTGGCGGTCGCGCCGGATCTGCAAAAAGCGGAAGACATTATTCAGCAGGCGTACAAGCTCAAGGCGACAGGATTGTGA
- a CDS encoding glutamate-5-semialdehyde dehydrogenase yields MTASQYIQFLGAEARKAAGVLAGAKGIQRDQALLACAAALRRRCATVLEANARDLARKDELGLSDAMIDRLRLTEARVEAMAAAIEQIARQNDPVGKTIEAYNRPNGLRVEKRRVPIGVIGIIFESRPNVTADAAALCLKSGNACILRGGKEAMQSNLAVAAAMREGLAQAGLPADAIAMIDNPARDIVTAMATAQGLIDLIIPRGGEGLIRAVVETATIPVIKHFTGNCHVYVHSAADAATAETIVINAKCQRPGVCNAMETLLIDAAVAAEFLPRLAELMVARGVELRGCDRCRRIVPDMKAATQDDWRAEYLDLILAVKIVDGLAEAIDHINTYGSAHTDAIVTKDIAAAETFTALVDSASVMVNASTRFSDGGEYGLGAEVGISTDKLHARGPMGAEDLTTYKWIVTGQGHIRQ; encoded by the coding sequence ATGACCGCCTCTCAGTACATCCAGTTCCTGGGCGCTGAGGCCCGAAAGGCCGCCGGCGTCCTCGCCGGCGCCAAGGGCATCCAGCGCGACCAGGCCCTGCTCGCCTGCGCCGCCGCCCTCCGCCGCCGCTGCGCGACCGTGCTCGAAGCCAACGCACGGGACCTCGCCCGCAAGGATGAACTGGGCCTCTCCGACGCCATGATCGACCGCCTGCGCCTGACCGAGGCGCGCGTGGAGGCGATGGCGGCCGCCATCGAACAGATCGCCCGCCAGAACGACCCGGTGGGCAAGACCATTGAGGCGTATAACCGCCCCAACGGTCTGCGAGTCGAGAAGCGGCGCGTTCCCATCGGCGTCATCGGGATCATCTTCGAGTCGCGCCCCAACGTGACCGCCGACGCGGCCGCCCTGTGCCTCAAGAGCGGCAACGCCTGCATCCTGCGCGGCGGCAAAGAAGCCATGCAGTCCAATCTGGCCGTCGCCGCGGCCATGCGCGAGGGTCTGGCCCAGGCCGGTCTGCCTGCCGATGCCATTGCCATGATTGACAATCCCGCGCGCGATATCGTGACGGCCATGGCCACCGCCCAGGGACTGATCGACCTGATCATCCCCCGCGGCGGCGAGGGGCTCATCCGCGCCGTCGTCGAGACCGCCACCATCCCCGTGATCAAGCATTTCACCGGAAACTGTCACGTCTACGTGCATTCGGCCGCCGACGCCGCCACTGCCGAGACGATCGTCATCAACGCCAAATGCCAGCGCCCCGGCGTCTGCAACGCGATGGAGACGCTGCTGATAGACGCAGCCGTCGCGGCGGAGTTTCTGCCGCGGCTCGCGGAACTCATGGTCGCCCGCGGCGTAGAGCTGCGCGGCTGCGACCGCTGCCGCCGGATCGTACCGGATATGAAAGCCGCCACGCAGGACGATTGGCGGGCGGAATACCTCGATCTGATTTTGGCGGTGAAGATCGTCGACGGACTGGCCGAGGCCATCGACCACATCAACACCTACGGCAGCGCCCACACCGACGCGATCGTGACGAAGGATATCGCCGCGGCTGAAACCTTCACCGCCCTGGTCGACTCTGCCAGCGTGATGGTCAACGCCTCGACGCGGTTCAGCGACGGCGGCGAGTACGGTCTGGGCGCCGAGGTGGGCATCAGCACCGACAAGCTCCACGCCCGAGGTCCCATGGGCGCCGAAGACCTGACGACCTATAAGTGGATCGTGACCGGTCAAGGCCACATCCGCCAGTAG
- a CDS encoding DUF6485 family protein has protein sequence MDCKKQSNSTDRCTCSYDGCDRRGVCCDCLTYHLKNKQLPACCFPAEVEKTFDRSFKAFAKAWDL, from the coding sequence ATGGACTGCAAGAAACAAAGCAACAGCACAGACCGCTGCACGTGCAGCTACGACGGATGCGACCGCCGCGGCGTCTGCTGCGATTGCCTGACGTACCACCTCAAGAACAAGCAACTGCCCGCGTGCTGCTTCCCGGCTGAAGTCGAAAAGACCTTCGATCGCAGCTTTAAGGCATTTGCCAAGGCGTGGGATCTGTAA
- the ruvC gene encoding crossover junction endodeoxyribonuclease RuvC has translation MSDAAYRVLGIDPGLNITGYGVVDFAAGGPRIIEAGAIRTVAKADMPARIAQIYADVKEIIAEFHPDCVAIEKLYSHYGHPLTSVLMGHARGVILLAAAQAGITVLNLPATKVKKSLTGNGHASKLQMQRSVQSVCKLPELPTPPDVADAIAIALCAGSGRSYVHE, from the coding sequence ATGTCTGATGCCGCCTATCGCGTGCTGGGGATCGACCCGGGATTAAACATCACCGGGTACGGCGTCGTCGACTTCGCCGCCGGCGGGCCGCGGATCATCGAGGCCGGGGCCATCCGCACCGTCGCCAAGGCCGACATGCCCGCCCGCATCGCCCAGATCTACGCGGACGTGAAAGAGATCATCGCCGAGTTCCATCCCGACTGCGTGGCCATCGAGAAGCTCTACTCGCACTATGGCCATCCGCTCACCAGCGTGCTGATGGGTCACGCCCGGGGCGTGATTCTGCTGGCGGCAGCCCAGGCGGGCATTACCGTGCTGAACCTGCCCGCCACCAAAGTCAAAAAGAGCCTCACCGGCAACGGCCACGCATCGAAGCTGCAGATGCAGCGAAGCGTCCAGAGCGTGTGCAAGCTGCCGGAACTGCCGACACCGCCAGACGTCGCCGACGCGATCGCCATCGCCCTGTGCGCGGGGTCGGGGAGGAGTTACGTCCACGAATGA
- a CDS encoding protein arginine kinase, with translation MSLTDLTRQAGEWLRGAGAMHDVVISSRTRLARNLAGMPFLSRCTSAQQHEVEQRLRREVLDAALTREMFYVDVAAAGPLDRQLLVERHLISRQHGAAEHPRGVAVSSSETVSIMINEEDHLRLQVLRSGFELDEAFAEINRIDDRLEERLSFAFHSRYGYLTACPTNVGTGLRVSVMLHLPALKLTNTIEKVVHAAQDMHMAIRGLYGEGTEAMGDFFQLSNQTTLGKSEGQILSEFRDQIVPAIVDYERKAREGLVRQQLLAADDRIFRSLALLRSAMLISSEETMYLLSLVRLGINLGRIRDVELKTVNELFLLTQPAHLQKIHNREMDAAERAACRAAYIRQRLAP, from the coding sequence GTGAGCCTGACGGATCTGACACGACAGGCCGGCGAATGGCTCCGCGGGGCCGGGGCGATGCATGACGTGGTGATCTCGTCGCGCACCCGCCTGGCGCGCAACCTGGCGGGCATGCCGTTCCTGTCCCGCTGCACCAGCGCCCAGCAGCACGAGGTCGAGCAGCGCCTCCGCCGCGAAGTGCTCGATGCCGCCCTGACGCGGGAGATGTTCTACGTGGACGTGGCGGCCGCGGGGCCGCTCGACCGTCAACTGCTCGTCGAGCGGCACCTGATCTCGCGCCAGCACGGCGCCGCCGAGCACCCGCGCGGCGTGGCGGTCAGTTCCAGCGAGACCGTCTCGATCATGATCAACGAGGAAGACCACCTGCGCCTGCAGGTGCTCCGCAGCGGGTTCGAACTTGACGAGGCCTTCGCCGAGATCAACCGCATCGACGACCGCCTCGAAGAGCGGCTGAGCTTCGCCTTCCACAGCCGCTACGGCTATCTCACCGCCTGCCCGACCAACGTCGGCACGGGCCTGCGCGTCAGCGTGATGCTGCACCTGCCCGCGCTGAAGCTCACCAACACTATCGAGAAGGTCGTCCATGCCGCGCAGGATATGCACATGGCCATCCGCGGGCTCTACGGCGAGGGCACCGAGGCCATGGGCGACTTCTTCCAGCTCTCCAACCAGACCACCCTGGGCAAGAGCGAAGGGCAGATCCTCTCGGAGTTCCGCGACCAGATCGTTCCGGCCATTGTCGACTATGAACGCAAGGCCCGCGAGGGGCTCGTGCGCCAGCAGCTCCTGGCGGCCGACGACCGCATCTTCCGCAGCCTGGCCCTGCTGCGCAGCGCCATGCTCATCTCCAGCGAGGAGACGATGTACCTGCTCTCGCTGGTGCGGCTGGGGATCAATCTCGGACGCATCCGCGACGTCGAGCTCAAGACCGTCAACGAGCTGTTCCTGCTGACGCAACCGGCGCACCTGCAGAAGATCCACAATCGCGAAATGGACGCCGCCGAACGCGCCGCCTGCCGGGCGGCGTATATCCGCCAGCGCCTGGCCCCGTGA
- the cysS gene encoding cysteine--tRNA ligase: MALKLYNTLTRSKDEFVPVEPPVVRLYTCGPTVYNFAHIGNLRTYVFEDVLRRTLAVAGFDVRHVMNVTDVGHLVSDADAGADKMELGAAREGKSVWEIADFYWQAFRADLGRLNIIEPVVWCKATDHIAEQIDTVKTLEEKGYTYVAGDGVYFDTSRLPDYGKLAPDNIAGLQAGARVELVEGKRNPTDFALWKFSPKDQKRLMEWPSPWGLGFPGWHIECSAMAVKYLGERLDIHCGGIDHIAVHHTNEIAQAEAALGHKWCNWWMHGEFLTFGAKMSKSSGEFLTLQALIDKGYDPLAYRYFLLGAHYRQQLAFTWEGLDAAASAIKRLKRIVLDLRALEGKPIAAHLEAFRAAAFDDLNMPQALAAMWAAAKDIAAPPADAYATLLEMDRVLGLGLADMQEDTSAICDADIERLLAERTAARKAKDFKRGDEIRKQLADLGVEIMDSAGGTTWRRK; the protein is encoded by the coding sequence ATGGCCCTGAAACTCTACAACACCCTGACGCGAAGCAAGGATGAGTTCGTGCCCGTCGAGCCGCCGGTGGTGCGGCTTTACACGTGCGGGCCTACGGTCTACAACTTCGCGCATATCGGCAACCTGCGCACGTACGTGTTCGAGGACGTGCTGCGGCGGACGTTGGCAGTGGCCGGCTTCGACGTGCGGCACGTGATGAACGTCACCGACGTGGGACACCTCGTCAGCGACGCCGACGCCGGGGCCGACAAGATGGAACTCGGCGCCGCCCGCGAGGGCAAGAGCGTCTGGGAGATCGCCGACTTCTACTGGCAAGCGTTCCGGGCGGATCTGGGGCGGCTGAACATTATCGAGCCGGTCGTCTGGTGCAAAGCCACCGATCACATCGCCGAGCAGATCGATACGGTCAAGACGCTCGAAGAAAAGGGCTACACCTACGTCGCCGGCGATGGGGTGTACTTCGACACGTCCAGGCTGCCCGACTACGGCAAGCTCGCGCCGGACAACATCGCCGGTCTCCAGGCCGGCGCCCGCGTCGAGCTGGTCGAAGGCAAACGCAACCCCACCGACTTCGCCCTGTGGAAGTTCTCGCCCAAAGACCAAAAACGCCTGATGGAATGGCCCAGCCCGTGGGGCCTGGGATTCCCCGGCTGGCACATCGAGTGCTCGGCGATGGCCGTGAAGTACCTTGGCGAACGCCTGGACATCCACTGCGGCGGGATCGACCACATCGCCGTACACCACACCAACGAGATCGCCCAGGCCGAGGCGGCCCTGGGTCACAAGTGGTGCAACTGGTGGATGCACGGCGAGTTCCTGACGTTCGGGGCCAAGATGTCAAAATCCTCCGGCGAGTTCCTGACGCTGCAGGCCCTGATCGACAAAGGCTACGACCCGCTGGCGTACCGCTACTTCCTGCTCGGCGCCCACTACCGCCAGCAGTTGGCCTTCACGTGGGAAGGCCTCGACGCGGCCGCCAGCGCGATCAAGCGCCTCAAGCGGATCGTGCTGGACCTGCGAGCGCTGGAAGGCAAGCCCATCGCCGCGCATCTCGAGGCGTTCCGGGCGGCAGCATTCGACGACCTGAACATGCCTCAGGCCCTGGCGGCGATGTGGGCGGCCGCCAAAGACATCGCCGCCCCGCCGGCCGATGCGTACGCCACGCTGCTGGAGATGGACCGCGTGCTGGGCCTGGGTCTTGCCGACATGCAGGAAGATACCTCGGCGATTTGCGATGCAGACATTGAGCGCCTGCTCGCCGAGCGCACCGCCGCCCGCAAAGCCAAAGACTTCAAACGCGGCGACGAAATCCGCAAGCAACTCGCCGACCTTGGCGTCGAGATCATGGACAGCGCAGGGGGAACCACCTGGCGGCGAAAATGA
- a CDS encoding diadenylate cyclase produces the protein MEDLIRAIMTYLHRVASYKSGVVLIELLLIGAVVWWVMRFLRGTRGARLIKGVAILLVTGYVVILALPESLEWERIRYLYGGFLLFVFGAVLVAFQPELRRALIQIGQAQFFRGPAGQAEVVIESLLEAAAFLSRNKIGAVVAIERSVGLTTMIRSGTVVDAEISPQLINTIFYPGSPLHDMGVIVRQGRIAAAGVQFPLAESEEVDPSLGSRHRAALGLAKESDAVVLVISEETGRISLACEGQLYIGLEIENLRAMLTSFLNPPVMLRRRAAKGGSS, from the coding sequence GTGGAAGATTTGATTCGCGCCATCATGACCTACCTGCACCGCGTGGCCAGCTACAAGAGCGGCGTGGTGCTGATCGAACTGCTGCTGATCGGGGCGGTGGTCTGGTGGGTCATGCGCTTCCTGCGAGGAACCCGCGGCGCGCGATTGATCAAGGGCGTCGCCATTCTGCTGGTGACCGGATACGTCGTCATTCTCGCCCTTCCCGAAAGCCTCGAATGGGAACGCATCCGCTATCTTTACGGCGGGTTCCTCCTGTTCGTCTTCGGCGCGGTGCTGGTGGCCTTTCAGCCTGAACTGCGCCGGGCCCTGATCCAGATCGGGCAGGCCCAGTTCTTCCGCGGACCGGCCGGACAGGCCGAAGTCGTCATCGAGAGCCTCCTCGAAGCAGCCGCCTTTCTCTCGCGAAACAAGATCGGCGCCGTCGTGGCCATCGAGCGATCGGTCGGCCTGACGACCATGATCCGCAGCGGCACGGTGGTCGACGCGGAAATCTCGCCGCAGTTGATCAACACCATCTTCTACCCCGGAAGCCCCCTGCATGACATGGGCGTGATTGTGCGCCAGGGGCGCATCGCGGCCGCCGGGGTGCAGTTTCCTCTGGCCGAAAGTGAAGAGGTCGACCCGTCTCTGGGCAGCCGCCACCGCGCGGCGCTGGGCCTGGCGAAGGAATCCGACGCCGTGGTGCTGGTCATCAGCGAAGAGACCGGTCGCATCTCGCTGGCGTGCGAGGGGCAGTTGTACATCGGGCTGGAGATCGAGAACCTGCGGGCGATGCTGACGAGCTTCCTGAACCCCCCGGTGATGCTACGCCGCCGCGCGGCCAAGGGAGGCTCGTCATGA
- a CDS encoding UvrB/UvrC motif-containing protein, whose product MKGKCEKCDRPATVHMTEIIGGEKIEKHLCEQCAMTAGITIKANVPISQMLEDFVLATSNAPEEAPLSCDYCGITFSEFRSKGLLGCPNDYDALERQLLPLLRRAQEGADHHVGKVPSRAGDDQARQTNILRLRAQLRDAVAAENYELAARLRDHIKEVEP is encoded by the coding sequence ATGAAAGGCAAATGTGAAAAATGCGACCGCCCCGCCACGGTACACATGACCGAGATTATCGGCGGGGAGAAGATCGAGAAGCACCTCTGCGAGCAGTGCGCGATGACGGCGGGCATTACCATCAAGGCCAACGTGCCGATCAGCCAGATGCTGGAAGATTTCGTGCTGGCCACGTCCAACGCCCCTGAAGAGGCGCCGCTGAGCTGCGACTATTGCGGGATCACCTTCAGCGAGTTCCGCTCCAAGGGGCTGCTGGGCTGCCCCAATGATTACGACGCCCTGGAGCGACAGCTCCTGCCCCTGCTGCGACGCGCCCAGGAAGGCGCCGACCACCACGTCGGCAAGGTCCCCAGCCGCGCCGGAGACGACCAGGCGAGGCAGACCAACATCCTGCGACTGCGGGCGCAGCTTCGCGACGCCGTGGCGGCCGAAAACTACGAGCTCGCCGCTCGCCTGCGCGATCACATTAAAGAGGTTGAACCGTGA
- a CDS encoding 6-carboxytetrahydropterin synthase, with protein sequence MALYEISVDHAFAASHAVLMPSGEMEAPHRHHWLVSVSLRGPVDATSGMVADFLVVKDALARACGLMDGMDLNALKLLGGDIPTAERVARFLAEEIARNAALAPRLYRVEVTESAGCRAAFFPSLDGPTSRS encoded by the coding sequence ATGGCCTTGTATGAAATCAGCGTCGATCACGCCTTCGCGGCCTCGCATGCGGTGTTGATGCCCAGCGGCGAGATGGAGGCGCCCCACCGCCATCACTGGCTGGTGAGCGTTTCGCTGCGCGGGCCTGTCGATGCGACCAGCGGGATGGTCGCGGATTTCCTGGTCGTCAAAGACGCCCTGGCGCGGGCGTGCGGGCTGATGGACGGGATGGATCTCAACGCCCTGAAGCTGCTGGGCGGGGATATCCCCACCGCCGAGCGCGTGGCGCGGTTCCTCGCCGAAGAGATTGCCCGCAACGCCGCCCTGGCGCCGCGGCTCTATCGCGTCGAGGTGACTGAAAGCGCCGGCTGCCGGGCGGCCTTTTTCCCGTCGCTTGACGGCCCGACTAGCCGATCATAG
- a CDS encoding sulfatase-like hydrolase/transferase, with the protein MTQTDARPNILLIMPDQMRGDCLSLARHPAVLTPNIDWIGGQGTFFRRAYTTCPSCIPARRSLLTGKFPASNGMVGFIGGCETTGRVLPQLLSDAGYQTALIGRNMHQHPAEKDYGYQTRTHGSSYVNDDDLAAAIEQGAPGAGGLAAAGMSYNGWTARPFHLDERLHPTTWVARKTREYLASYDARRPLFLTSSFYAPHPPLVPPAFYMERYLRMPLPPASVGDWAPMPPNDGLGAGIDSHYVNLTGEALRSAQAGYFGLINHIDDQIYWLMQDFMWKSHAGGRPWVIVFTSDHGEMLGDHHMFRKCEPYEGSAAIPMLICGSSKLALARGGVCDQPVCLEDLMPTLLELAGLECPAGVDGRSLVDVLRGRSDARVRDVLHGEHSPCYSGPQAFQMLTDGRYKYIWRPGDGSEQLFDLQNDPGELTDLSRRDGSEVVVWRQRMIERLKMRPEGFVKDGQLVAGRPYEGLLPHARG; encoded by the coding sequence ATGACCCAGACTGACGCACGCCCGAACATTCTGCTGATCATGCCCGACCAGATGCGCGGCGACTGCCTCTCGCTGGCACGCCACCCGGCCGTGCTGACGCCCAACATCGACTGGATCGGCGGGCAGGGCACGTTCTTCCGCCGTGCATATACCACGTGCCCTTCGTGCATCCCTGCGCGGCGGAGCCTGCTGACGGGAAAGTTCCCGGCTAGCAACGGCATGGTCGGATTCATCGGCGGCTGCGAGACGACCGGCCGGGTCCTGCCGCAACTGCTGTCAGACGCCGGATACCAGACCGCCCTGATCGGGCGCAACATGCACCAGCACCCGGCCGAAAAGGACTACGGCTACCAGACCCGCACGCACGGCTCGTCGTACGTCAATGACGACGATCTTGCCGCGGCCATCGAGCAAGGCGCCCCCGGCGCCGGCGGTCTGGCGGCGGCGGGAATGAGCTACAACGGATGGACAGCGCGGCCGTTCCATCTCGATGAGCGCCTTCACCCGACCACATGGGTCGCCCGGAAGACGCGGGAATATCTCGCGTCGTATGACGCCCGGCGTCCGCTCTTTCTGACCAGTTCGTTCTACGCTCCGCATCCGCCGCTGGTGCCGCCGGCGTTCTACATGGAACGCTACCTGCGGATGCCGCTGCCGCCGGCTTCCGTCGGCGATTGGGCGCCCATGCCGCCCAATGACGGGCTGGGCGCGGGCATAGACTCGCATTACGTGAATCTCACCGGCGAGGCCCTGCGCAGCGCCCAGGCGGGGTACTTCGGCCTCATCAACCACATCGACGACCAGATTTACTGGCTCATGCAGGACTTCATGTGGAAGAGCCACGCCGGCGGGCGGCCCTGGGTCATCGTCTTCACCAGCGACCACGGCGAGATGCTCGGCGACCACCACATGTTCCGCAAGTGCGAGCCCTACGAAGGCTCAGCCGCAATCCCCATGCTCATCTGCGGATCGAGCAAGCTCGCGCTGGCGCGCGGGGGGGTCTGCGACCAGCCCGTCTGCCTGGAAGACCTCATGCCCACGCTGCTGGAACTGGCCGGGCTCGAGTGCCCCGCCGGCGTCGACGGGCGAAGCCTGGTGGACGTCCTGCGCGGCCGCAGCGACGCCCGCGTACGCGACGTGCTGCACGGCGAACACTCCCCGTGCTACAGCGGCCCCCAGGCGTTCCAGATGCTCACGGACGGCCGCTACAAGTACATCTGGCGCCCCGGCGACGGCAGCGAGCAGCTCTTCGACCTTCAGAATGATCCGGGGGAACTGACAGACCTCTCGCGGCGCGATGGGTCGGAAGTGGTTGTCTGGCGTCAGCGGATGATCGAAAGGCTCAAGATGCGCCCGGAAGGGTTCGTCAAGGATGGGCAACTGGTTGCGGGGCGGCCTTACGAGGGGCTGCTGCCTCACGCCAGGGGCTAG
- the ispF gene encoding 2-C-methyl-D-erythritol 2,4-cyclodiphosphate synthase, translating to MNRIGMGYDSHRLVSGRPLILGGLQIEHDLGLAGHSDADAVLHAITDAILGAIAAGDIGELFPDTDPQWAGADSQVFLRRAVSLAAQSGCRVVNCDVTIIAQQPKLSPYKPQMQASIAKALGVDTAAVSVKAKTNEGMDAIGRGEGIAVMAAVLLTTETL from the coding sequence ATGAACCGCATCGGAATGGGTTACGACTCTCACCGCCTGGTATCCGGGCGCCCGCTGATTCTCGGCGGCTTGCAGATCGAGCACGACCTGGGCTTGGCCGGGCACAGCGACGCCGATGCGGTGCTTCACGCGATCACCGACGCGATTCTCGGCGCAATCGCGGCTGGCGATATCGGCGAACTCTTCCCCGACACCGATCCGCAATGGGCCGGCGCCGACAGCCAGGTCTTCCTCCGCCGCGCCGTCTCCCTCGCTGCCCAGAGCGGCTGCCGCGTGGTCAACTGCGACGTGACGATCATCGCCCAGCAGCCCAAGCTCTCGCCCTACAAACCGCAGATGCAAGCGTCGATCGCCAAGGCACTCGGCGTCGACACCGCGGCCGTCAGCGTCAAGGCCAAGACCAACGAAGGCATGGACGCCATCGGCCGAGGCGAAGGCATCGCCGTAATGGCAGCCGTGCTGCTGACGACGGAAACACTATAA